In Notamacropus eugenii isolate mMacEug1 chromosome 1, mMacEug1.pri_v2, whole genome shotgun sequence, one genomic interval encodes:
- the LOC140502943 gene encoding uncharacterized protein — MMPRGRAWTQQEISCLLTLIQDSGEVTLLMASTSRPNEALWQSISQGLGASGYGRSVAQCRSKWKALKQAFYSEWETSRQAGGPSPQPPPHYRTMKRLWKAAGRPVFGERRLPGPDTNLEMGLTPCTKKESTSPEEKQTSPVPYQIPEEPPALVPQVPLRPDLVPLGARVQPSHLSGLQGPGVVSLLQNMQELLVQILRTSRQQQALLESLAQDTVSHLHLLSDGLGQMGQTLQALLMHSPSWQSPRSLLMPTPTPTRPHSPALGLYSAHSPSIPIASDSPCLKEETILPPPRFAPL; from the exons ATGATGCCCAGGGGCCGGGCCTGGACCCAACAGGAGATCAGCTGCCTCCTGACCCTGATCCAGGACTCTGGAGAGGTCACGTTGCTCATGGCCTCTACTTCAAGGCCTAATGAGGCCTTGTGGCAATCCATCTCCCAAGGGCTGGGGGCATCAGGCTACGGTCGAAGTGTGGCTCAGTGCCGATCCAAGTGGAAGGCACTGAAGCAAGCCTTCTACTCAGAATGGGAGACCAGCCGCCAGGCAGGAGGTCCCTCCCCTCAGCCCCCACCCCACTACCGTACCATGAAGAGGTTGTGGAAGGCTGCAGGAAGGCCAGTTTTTGGAGAGCGTCGCCTGCCAG GTCCCGACACAAACCTTGAAATGGGACTAACACCTTGTACCAAGAAAGAATCCACCT CTCCTGAGGAGAAGCAGACCAGCCCTGTCCCCTACCAGATTCCAG AAGAGCCTCCAGCCTTGGTGCCACAGGTTCCACTTAGACCAGATCTAGTCCCTCTAGGAGCCAGAGTACAGCCTAGCCATTTGTCAGGACTGCAAG GCCCTGGGGTGGTGAGCCTCCTTCAGAACATGCAAGAGCTTCTAGTGCAGATCTTGCGAACATCAAGACAGCAGCAAGCCCTGCTCGAGAGCTTGGCACAAGACACCGTCTCCCACCTGCACCTTCTGTCTGATGGCCTGGGCCAGATGGGCCAGACCTTGCAGGCCCTGCTGATGCACAGCCCCAGCTGGCAGAGTCCCCGGTCCCTGCTCATGCCCACACCCACTCCCACTCGACCTCACTCTCCTGCCCTGGGGCTGTACTCTGCTCATTCCCCCTCTATTCCTATTGCCTCCGACAGCCCCTGCTTAAAGGAGGAGACCATCTTACCCCCACCCAGGTTTGCACCATTATGA
- the SIT1 gene encoding signaling threshold-regulating transmembrane adapter 1 isoform X1, whose product MNTKECINVTAGFPGLHCAFGLWALLGVVTLLLLLALAEHLVRWTREKNKAFQGQESPKRPVEEIPLYGNLTYLQTGRLPQKPGPILQEQSAGDIPRAREEAMCYASLQLQPPQGRPPGPSTGPPIKYSEVVMMLEPEQSAPIPRLPEPELYASVGSQTRRAAFPDEDYANSQPGDG is encoded by the exons ATGAATACGAAAGAGTGCATCAATGTTACAGCTG GGTTCCCGGGCTTGCACTGTGCCTTTGGGCTGTGGGCTCTGCTAGGGGTGGTGACCCTGCTGCTTCTTTTGGCACTGGCTGAACACCTAGTCCGATGGACCAGAGAAAAGAACAAGGCTTTCCAGGGACAGGAAAG CCCCAAGAGACCTGTGGAAGAGATACCACTTTATGGGAACCTGACATACCTGCAAAcag GACGGCTACCACAGAAGCCAGGACCTATCCTACAGGAGCAATCAGCAGGAGACATCCCAAGA GCAAGGGAGGAAGCAATGTGCTATGCCAGCTTGCAGCTGCAGCCTCCTCAGGGACGGCCCCCAGGGCCCAGCACAGGGCCACCCATCAAGTACTCAGAGGTAGTGATGATGCTGGAGCCTGAGCAGTCTGCCCCTATACCCCGGCTCCCAGAGCCTGAACTCTACGCCTCTGTGGGCTCCCAGACCCGACGAGCAGCCTTTCCTGATGAGGACTATGCCAATAGCCAGCCAGGAGATGGATGA
- the SIT1 gene encoding signaling threshold-regulating transmembrane adapter 1 isoform X2 — MDQRKEQGFPGTGKNIIHSPPFHLYCSPKRPVEEIPLYGNLTYLQTGRLPQKPGPILQEQSAGDIPRAREEAMCYASLQLQPPQGRPPGPSTGPPIKYSEVVMMLEPEQSAPIPRLPEPELYASVGSQTRRAAFPDEDYANSQPGDG, encoded by the exons ATGGACCAGAGAAAAGAACAAGGCTTTCCAGGGACAGGAAAG AACATCATCCACTCCCCCCCATTCCATTTATATTGCAGCCCCAAGAGACCTGTGGAAGAGATACCACTTTATGGGAACCTGACATACCTGCAAAcag GACGGCTACCACAGAAGCCAGGACCTATCCTACAGGAGCAATCAGCAGGAGACATCCCAAGA GCAAGGGAGGAAGCAATGTGCTATGCCAGCTTGCAGCTGCAGCCTCCTCAGGGACGGCCCCCAGGGCCCAGCACAGGGCCACCCATCAAGTACTCAGAGGTAGTGATGATGCTGGAGCCTGAGCAGTCTGCCCCTATACCCCGGCTCCCAGAGCCTGAACTCTACGCCTCTGTGGGCTCCCAGACCCGACGAGCAGCCTTTCCTGATGAGGACTATGCCAATAGCCAGCCAGGAGATGGATGA